In a genomic window of Pangasianodon hypophthalmus isolate fPanHyp1 chromosome 19, fPanHyp1.pri, whole genome shotgun sequence:
- the LOC113545338 gene encoding echinoderm microtubule-associated protein-like 1 isoform X4 codes for MMEGMAAAAMADAHMEELVERSGAAEDGEVQLRELYPDGPLLAPEADFIVDEHSSAHSNMEVTDRLMYLEQRLQMQEDEVQLLKIALADVLKRLNISEAQTAALSKRGPVKASRPVSLALPPRTTSNTANSLKKSSSSTLPSSTFSKNYSPLPASKRSPANSAKDSSSVPASRRTAQTTSTTTTPCKKLQESSKPKETITSVVGTCRVTHCKVTMQIYLSHPAKKTGPTENADATAVQLSVCPPASGPPPDKAASDKRKVGAGKKPPCTLSLHKSTCQSPFSPAETPIYKSPIKSPSQYFQICY; via the exons ATGATGGAAGGCatggcagcagcagcaatggCAGACGCACACATGGAGGAACTGGTGGAGCGATCTGGAGCAGCTGAAGATGGAGAAGTTCAGCTGAGGGAACTGTACCCTGATGGCCCTCTCTTAGCACCTGAAGCAGACTTCATAGTAG ATGAGCACAGCTCAGCACACAGTAACATGGAGGTGACAGACAGGCTCATGTACTTGGAGCAGCGCCTCCAGATGCAGGAGGATGAGGTGCAGCTGCTGAAGATAGCTCTGGCTGATGTGCTCAAGAGACTCAACATTTCAGAGGCACAAACTGCTGCTCTCTCCAAGAGAGGGCCTGTTAAAG catcGAGGCCTGTGTCTTTGGCCCTGCCACCCAGAACAACCAGCAATACAGCCAACTCCCTGAAGAAGAGCTCCAGCTCCAcactgccctcttccacattcTCTAAGAATTACAGCCCTTTGCCAGCCAGCAAAAG AAGTCCAGCAAACAGTGCAAAAGACAGTTCAAGTGTTCCTGCAAGCCGACGCACTGCTCAAACAACCAGCACCACCACAACCCCCTGCAAGAAACTTCAAGAGAG CAGCAAACCAAAGGAGACCATCACAAGTGTTGTAG gAACCTGCCGTGTGACTCACTGCAAAG TGACTATGCAGATCTATCTGAGCCACCCAGCAAAAAAGACTGGACCTACTGAGAATGCAGATGCTACAGCTGTGCAGCTGAGTGTGTGTCCGCCTGCGAGTGGGCCACCTCCAGATAAAGCAGCCTCAGACAAGAGGAAAGTAGGAGCTGGGAAGAAGCCTCCCTGCACATTATCCCTGCACAAGAGCACATGTCAAAGCCCCTTTTCCCCTGCTGAAACCCCCATCTACAAGAGTCCCATCAAGTCCCCTAGCCAGTATTTCCAGATCTGTTACTAA
- the LOC113545338 gene encoding echinoderm microtubule-associated protein-like 1 isoform X2, whose protein sequence is MMEGMAAAAMADAHMEELVERSGAAEDGEVQLRELYPDGPLLAPEADFIVDEHSSAHSNMEVTDRLMYLEQRLQMQEDEVQLLKIALADVLKRLNISEAQTAALSKRGPVKASRPVSLALPPRTTSNTANSLKKSSSSTLPSSTFSKNYSPLPASKRSPANSAKDSSSVPASRRTAQTTSTTTTPCKKLQESSKPKETITSVVGTCRVTHCKDLSEPPSKKDWTY, encoded by the exons ATGATGGAAGGCatggcagcagcagcaatggCAGACGCACACATGGAGGAACTGGTGGAGCGATCTGGAGCAGCTGAAGATGGAGAAGTTCAGCTGAGGGAACTGTACCCTGATGGCCCTCTCTTAGCACCTGAAGCAGACTTCATAGTAG ATGAGCACAGCTCAGCACACAGTAACATGGAGGTGACAGACAGGCTCATGTACTTGGAGCAGCGCCTCCAGATGCAGGAGGATGAGGTGCAGCTGCTGAAGATAGCTCTGGCTGATGTGCTCAAGAGACTCAACATTTCAGAGGCACAAACTGCTGCTCTCTCCAAGAGAGGGCCTGTTAAAG catcGAGGCCTGTGTCTTTGGCCCTGCCACCCAGAACAACCAGCAATACAGCCAACTCCCTGAAGAAGAGCTCCAGCTCCAcactgccctcttccacattcTCTAAGAATTACAGCCCTTTGCCAGCCAGCAAAAG AAGTCCAGCAAACAGTGCAAAAGACAGTTCAAGTGTTCCTGCAAGCCGACGCACTGCTCAAACAACCAGCACCACCACAACCCCCTGCAAGAAACTTCAAGAGAG CAGCAAACCAAAGGAGACCATCACAAGTGTTGTAG gAACCTGCCGTGTGACTCACTGCAAAG ATCTATCTGAGCCACCCAGCAAAAAAGACTGGACCTACTGA
- the LOC113545338 gene encoding echinoderm microtubule-associated protein-like 1 isoform X3 → MMEGMAAAAMADAHMEELVERSGAAEDGEVQLRELYPDGPLLAPEADFIVDEHSSAHSNMEVTDRLMYLEQRLQMQEDEVQLLKIALADVLKRLNISEAQTAALSKRGPVKASRPVSLALPPRTTSNTANSLKKSSSSTLPSSTFSKNYSPLPASKRSPANSAKDSSSVPASRRTAQTTSTTTTPCKKLQESKPKETITSVVGTCRVTHCKDLSEPPSKKDWTY, encoded by the exons ATGATGGAAGGCatggcagcagcagcaatggCAGACGCACACATGGAGGAACTGGTGGAGCGATCTGGAGCAGCTGAAGATGGAGAAGTTCAGCTGAGGGAACTGTACCCTGATGGCCCTCTCTTAGCACCTGAAGCAGACTTCATAGTAG ATGAGCACAGCTCAGCACACAGTAACATGGAGGTGACAGACAGGCTCATGTACTTGGAGCAGCGCCTCCAGATGCAGGAGGATGAGGTGCAGCTGCTGAAGATAGCTCTGGCTGATGTGCTCAAGAGACTCAACATTTCAGAGGCACAAACTGCTGCTCTCTCCAAGAGAGGGCCTGTTAAAG catcGAGGCCTGTGTCTTTGGCCCTGCCACCCAGAACAACCAGCAATACAGCCAACTCCCTGAAGAAGAGCTCCAGCTCCAcactgccctcttccacattcTCTAAGAATTACAGCCCTTTGCCAGCCAGCAAAAG AAGTCCAGCAAACAGTGCAAAAGACAGTTCAAGTGTTCCTGCAAGCCGACGCACTGCTCAAACAACCAGCACCACCACAACCCCCTGCAAGAAACTTCAAGAGAG CAAACCAAAGGAGACCATCACAAGTGTTGTAG gAACCTGCCGTGTGACTCACTGCAAAG ATCTATCTGAGCCACCCAGCAAAAAAGACTGGACCTACTGA
- the LOC113545338 gene encoding echinoderm microtubule-associated protein-like 1 isoform X1, with the protein MMEGMAAAAMADAHMEELVERSGAAEDGEVQLRELYPDGPLLAPEADFIVDEHSSAHSNMEVTDRLMYLEQRLQMQEDEVQLLKIALADVLKRLNISEAQTAALSKRGPVKASRPVSLALPPRTTSNTANSLKKSSSSTLPSSTFSKNYSPLPASKRSPANSAKDSSSVPASRRTAQTTSTTTTPCKKLQESKPKETITSVVGTCRVTHCKVTMQIYLSHPAKKTGPTENADATAVQLSVCPPASGPPPDKAASDKRKVGAGKKPPCTLSLHKSTCQSPFSPAETPIYKSPIKSPSQYFQICY; encoded by the exons ATGATGGAAGGCatggcagcagcagcaatggCAGACGCACACATGGAGGAACTGGTGGAGCGATCTGGAGCAGCTGAAGATGGAGAAGTTCAGCTGAGGGAACTGTACCCTGATGGCCCTCTCTTAGCACCTGAAGCAGACTTCATAGTAG ATGAGCACAGCTCAGCACACAGTAACATGGAGGTGACAGACAGGCTCATGTACTTGGAGCAGCGCCTCCAGATGCAGGAGGATGAGGTGCAGCTGCTGAAGATAGCTCTGGCTGATGTGCTCAAGAGACTCAACATTTCAGAGGCACAAACTGCTGCTCTCTCCAAGAGAGGGCCTGTTAAAG catcGAGGCCTGTGTCTTTGGCCCTGCCACCCAGAACAACCAGCAATACAGCCAACTCCCTGAAGAAGAGCTCCAGCTCCAcactgccctcttccacattcTCTAAGAATTACAGCCCTTTGCCAGCCAGCAAAAG AAGTCCAGCAAACAGTGCAAAAGACAGTTCAAGTGTTCCTGCAAGCCGACGCACTGCTCAAACAACCAGCACCACCACAACCCCCTGCAAGAAACTTCAAGAGAG CAAACCAAAGGAGACCATCACAAGTGTTGTAG gAACCTGCCGTGTGACTCACTGCAAAG TGACTATGCAGATCTATCTGAGCCACCCAGCAAAAAAGACTGGACCTACTGAGAATGCAGATGCTACAGCTGTGCAGCTGAGTGTGTGTCCGCCTGCGAGTGGGCCACCTCCAGATAAAGCAGCCTCAGACAAGAGGAAAGTAGGAGCTGGGAAGAAGCCTCCCTGCACATTATCCCTGCACAAGAGCACATGTCAAAGCCCCTTTTCCCCTGCTGAAACCCCCATCTACAAGAGTCCCATCAAGTCCCCTAGCCAGTATTTCCAGATCTGTTACTAA